The following are encoded in a window of Halococcus salifodinae DSM 8989 genomic DNA:
- a CDS encoding universal stress protein: protein MYETILVPTDGSEHAIRAAEHAHYLARAFGATVHLISAADIQTAGGMFNAGGVDSEFVTRIEAENEQAIETTEVVFDSDAIESAVLRGRPVNAILEYADNHDADMVAMGTHGRTGVSRYVAGSVTEHVVRRAPCPVLTTKVTERSNLVGDYEDVMVPTDGSDAASAAIEHGIEIAKRAGARVHAVIIVDVDAMAPTPGSTPPPELIERFEAEGERATEAIADRAAEAGLDATTSVSEGLPARDLLGYADEHDVDLITMGTTGRTGVSRYLLGSTAERLIRHAEMPVLAVNAREQANR from the coding sequence ATGTACGAGACCATCCTCGTTCCGACCGACGGCAGCGAACATGCGATTCGTGCCGCCGAACACGCCCATTATCTCGCACGAGCGTTCGGCGCGACGGTCCATCTCATCAGCGCCGCCGACATCCAAACGGCGGGTGGTATGTTCAACGCCGGTGGCGTCGATTCGGAGTTCGTCACACGCATCGAGGCCGAAAACGAACAGGCGATCGAGACGACTGAAGTCGTCTTCGACAGTGACGCAATAGAATCGGCGGTGCTGCGGGGAAGACCCGTCAATGCAATACTCGAGTACGCCGACAATCACGACGCTGACATGGTGGCGATGGGGACCCACGGCCGGACCGGAGTGAGTCGGTATGTGGCAGGCAGTGTGACCGAACACGTCGTGCGCCGCGCCCCCTGTCCGGTGCTGACGACCAAAGTGACCGAGCGCAGCAACCTCGTCGGCGACTACGAGGACGTGATGGTCCCGACTGATGGTAGTGATGCCGCGAGCGCCGCCATTGAGCACGGCATCGAGATCGCAAAGAGAGCCGGTGCCCGCGTCCACGCGGTCATCATCGTCGATGTCGACGCGATGGCCCCGACTCCCGGCTCCACCCCACCACCGGAACTCATCGAGCGCTTCGAGGCCGAAGGCGAGCGCGCGACCGAAGCGATTGCCGACCGCGCCGCGGAGGCGGGTCTCGACGCCACCACCAGCGTCAGCGAGGGCCTGCCGGCGCGCGACCTGCTCGGGTACGCCGACGAACACGATGTCGACCTCATCACGATGGGTACGACCGGCCGCACGGGCGTGAGTCGGTATCTCCTCGGGAGTACCGCCGAACGGCTCATCAGACACGCCGAGATGCCGGTGTTGGCGGTCAACGC
- a CDS encoding pyridoxamine 5'-phosphate oxidase family protein has product MSESDSETMDEDERDGFLGSGGTGVISLSTGEETAPHSTPVSYGYDATESVFYFRLANEPGGAKGDLSGRTVSFVTYGNADGWKSVVATGQLEQTTEESVATESLQGLERVHIPLIDIFGKPPREVAFEFYRLVPDELTTRTETQTEL; this is encoded by the coding sequence ATGAGCGAGAGTGACTCCGAAACGATGGACGAAGACGAGCGGGATGGGTTTCTCGGCAGCGGTGGCACGGGCGTCATCTCTCTATCAACTGGCGAGGAGACGGCACCACATTCGACGCCGGTCTCATACGGCTACGACGCAACCGAATCGGTCTTTTATTTTCGGCTTGCCAACGAACCCGGCGGCGCGAAGGGCGACCTTTCCGGTCGCACCGTCTCGTTCGTGACCTACGGCAACGCCGACGGGTGGAAAAGCGTCGTGGCGACCGGACAGCTGGAGCAAACCACCGAAGAGTCGGTCGCCACCGAGAGCTTGCAAGGACTCGAACGAGTCCACATCCCGCTCATCGATATCTTCGGCAAGCCCCCGCGAGAGGTGGCCTTTGAGTTCTATCGGCTCGTTCCCGACGAGCTAACCACCCGGACGGAAACACAAACCGAACTCTGA
- a CDS encoding universal stress protein has protein sequence MYDRVLLATDGTVASENATSHAIDLTVAHDANLHALYVVDESVYTAYSGDEYVDSAEGPEHGLTEHGRETLETIRTETDDRGIEVVTAMQHGDPVERITNYADEHDVSLIVLGTKHRSAEYRALLGSVTDRVLRLTGQPALVVKTEPNS, from the coding sequence ATGTACGACCGAGTCTTGCTCGCGACCGATGGTACCGTTGCTTCAGAAAACGCAACCTCTCATGCCATCGACCTCACTGTGGCCCACGACGCCAACTTACACGCCCTGTATGTGGTCGACGAGAGCGTATATACGGCGTATAGCGGCGACGAGTATGTCGACTCGGCAGAGGGACCCGAACACGGTCTCACCGAACATGGACGGGAGACACTCGAAACGATACGTACCGAAACCGATGACCGCGGTATCGAAGTCGTCACGGCCATGCAACACGGCGACCCCGTTGAGAGGATCACCAACTATGCTGACGAGCATGACGTGAGTCTGATCGTCCTCGGGACGAAACATCGCTCGGCAGAGTATCGAGCGCTTCTGGGAAGCGTCACCGACCGTGTTCTCAGATTGACGGGTCAACCCGCGCTCGTCGTGAAGACCGAGCCGAACAGTTAG
- a CDS encoding DoxX family protein codes for MAANQMTGEANTFRSNIGGITLTGKAHSLSAWFVLALRLMMGYAFLYSGVDKILAGGFDAQGYLVGAVPEGSPLVGLFATMGQTPWFVDFVNVAVPWGEVLIGLGLLVGFLTRLAAFWGAFMMLLFYFGNWEVTHGVINGDFAYMLVFLAVAAFGAGRILGLDAIVEQHEIDGQPLIERYPKLDYILG; via the coding sequence ATGGCAGCAAACCAGATGACCGGCGAAGCAAACACGTTCAGAAGCAACATTGGAGGGATCACCCTTACCGGGAAGGCGCACAGTCTGAGCGCGTGGTTCGTCCTCGCGCTCAGACTCATGATGGGGTATGCGTTCCTCTACTCGGGAGTGGACAAGATCCTTGCCGGTGGATTCGACGCACAGGGATATCTGGTCGGAGCGGTCCCTGAAGGGAGTCCGCTGGTGGGTCTGTTCGCGACGATGGGCCAGACTCCGTGGTTCGTCGACTTCGTGAACGTCGCCGTCCCGTGGGGTGAAGTCCTCATCGGACTTGGACTCCTCGTGGGCTTCCTGACCCGCCTCGCAGCGTTCTGGGGCGCGTTCATGATGCTCCTGTTCTACTTCGGGAACTGGGAGGTCACCCACGGCGTGATCAACGGCGACTTCGCGTACATGCTTGTGTTCCTCGCTGTGGCCGCCTTCGGGGCGGGACGCATCCTCGGCCTCGACGCCATCGTCGAGCAGCACGAGATCGACGGCCAGCCACTCATCGAGCGCTACCCGAAACTGGACTACATCCTCGGGTGA